From a single Rhodopirellula islandica genomic region:
- a CDS encoding DUF1589 domain-containing protein, producing the protein MATSRCFGTKRGVQPAPARLNAVRPITQPGTTWPTATTSLANTPPVSDVARTCPLNPTSRG; encoded by the coding sequence CTGGCAACCAGCCGATGCTTTGGAACAAAGCGAGGCGTCCAGCCCGCCCCCGCAAGACTCAACGCGGTCCGGCCAATCACCCAGCCAGGGACAACCTGGCCGACAGCGACAACGTCATTGGCCAACACACCTCCCGTCTCCGATGTCGCCCGAACCTGCCCCCTCAACCCGACATCTCGGGGTTGA
- a CDS encoding amidohydrolase family protein yields MLIDSHHHLWAYDPEEYSWISDDMSVLRQDFLAAQLREVAAESGVDGFVSVQARQSKQETEDLLKIASEEPLIRGVVGWIGLADSDVESQLESISGRSKLVGMRHVVQDEPDDRFLDGEAFNRGVSLLGQHNLVYDVLIFAKQLPAAIDFADRHSNLPMVVDHIAKPSISAGKMDPQWEPHFKELARREHLTCKFSGVATEVRDADWDIETIRPYWDVALEAFGPQRLMFGSDWPVCLLRTGYQQWLDTVRELAAELSEDEQAAFFAGNAIKAYGLDA; encoded by the coding sequence ATGTTGATTGACTCGCACCACCACCTTTGGGCCTACGATCCAGAAGAATACAGCTGGATCAGTGACGACATGAGCGTCCTGCGCCAGGACTTCCTCGCCGCTCAACTTCGTGAAGTTGCTGCCGAAAGCGGTGTCGATGGCTTCGTCAGCGTCCAGGCTCGCCAATCAAAGCAAGAAACCGAGGACCTGCTGAAAATCGCCTCCGAGGAACCTCTGATTCGCGGCGTGGTGGGCTGGATCGGCTTGGCCGACTCGGACGTCGAATCTCAGCTGGAATCTATCTCTGGGCGATCCAAGCTGGTTGGGATGCGACACGTTGTCCAAGACGAACCCGACGATCGCTTTCTGGATGGCGAAGCGTTCAACCGTGGCGTCTCGCTGCTAGGCCAACACAACCTGGTCTATGACGTCCTGATCTTCGCCAAGCAACTTCCCGCCGCGATCGATTTCGCGGACCGGCACTCGAATCTGCCCATGGTGGTCGATCATATTGCCAAGCCCAGCATTTCAGCTGGCAAGATGGATCCCCAGTGGGAACCGCATTTCAAAGAACTCGCTCGCCGCGAACATCTGACCTGCAAATTCTCCGGCGTGGCCACCGAAGTTCGCGACGCGGACTGGGACATCGAAACCATTCGCCCGTACTGGGACGTGGCTTTGGAAGCGTTCGGGCCACAGCGTCTGATGTTTGGCAGTGACTGGCCGGTGTGTTTGCTCCGCACCGGATACCAGCAATGGCTGGACACCGTTCGTGAACTCGCTGCGGAATTGAGCGAGGACGAACAAGCCGCCTTCTTTGCCGGCAACGCGATCAAGGCATACGGGCTGGACGCCTAA
- the ilvN gene encoding acetolactate synthase small subunit — MASPNQRHLLSALVQNVPGVLAHISGMLASRGYNIDSLAVGETEDTTLSRMTFVVVGDDQVLDQVRKQLEKIVTVVRVLDISSNDYVERDLLLVKVTAPAGGIRSEIRELVDIFRGQIVDVGEGEVMIEISGRANKVQAFIERINRYGIVELVRTGRIAMVRSGSQITSSEPTAETVQA; from the coding sequence ATGGCCAGTCCCAACCAACGTCATTTGCTCTCGGCGCTCGTTCAAAACGTGCCCGGAGTGCTTGCACACATTTCCGGAATGCTCGCTTCCCGCGGCTACAACATTGATTCGTTGGCTGTCGGTGAAACCGAAGACACGACGCTTTCGCGAATGACGTTTGTCGTTGTCGGCGACGACCAAGTCCTCGATCAAGTCCGCAAACAACTCGAGAAAATCGTCACGGTTGTGCGAGTTCTCGACATCAGTTCCAACGATTACGTGGAACGCGACCTCCTGCTGGTCAAAGTCACCGCTCCTGCGGGAGGCATCCGCAGCGAAATTCGCGAATTGGTCGATATCTTCCGCGGACAAATCGTCGACGTCGGCGAAGGGGAAGTGATGATCGAAATCAGCGGCCGAGCCAACAAGGTCCAGGCTTTCATCGAACGAATCAATCGCTACGGCATCGTCGAATTGGTCCGCACGGGCCGCATCGCGATGGTTCGCAGTGGTTCGCAAATCACTTCGAGTGAGCCCACTGCAGAAACCGTCCAAGCCTAA
- a CDS encoding ArnT family glycosyltransferase has translation MQVNRTSSCLFVGVALAFLVRGSIVLAKLDSLDADPDAYRVIAETLAQTGTFGLMGEGGVATPTAFRPPLYPWLLSFFVNADGHLASAWVAVLHVCLGVLTVGLTWDIARRWWSDRAAWIAAALVTVDPMLLWQSTLVMTETIATALTTLVWWWWVAKLNPRSADVPLNAGTHAHGCDRSSLWSLANAVVFGGLLSLTVLCRPTFLVWAAMLIPALFFIGPTCRVRRAARVGVVGMLLFATVGLWTLRNVSQLGHPVWATTHGGYTLLLANNNSFYDSLGESSGGWLPWVRTPWDPTEFFAAYEARERGVDEVSDDRVAYEMAKSTIANRPAMFGWSCVVRGARLWHPFPARTSDRSMLVVLVIGVYQTGLLFLAVGGIGKDWRSWRQSNAWPVFALILTLTAVHSVYWSNPRMRSPVIPMLAVAVACWVVPRQADRTKPT, from the coding sequence ATGCAAGTGAACCGCACGTCCTCGTGTCTATTCGTCGGGGTCGCCCTCGCATTCTTGGTGCGAGGGTCGATCGTGCTCGCCAAGCTGGATTCCCTGGACGCGGATCCAGATGCCTATCGGGTGATCGCAGAAACGCTGGCCCAAACCGGCACCTTTGGTTTGATGGGGGAGGGTGGGGTGGCGACGCCGACCGCGTTTCGTCCGCCACTGTACCCGTGGTTGCTTTCGTTCTTTGTGAATGCGGATGGCCATCTGGCGTCTGCTTGGGTCGCCGTGTTGCATGTGTGCTTGGGCGTGCTGACAGTCGGTTTGACGTGGGACATCGCTCGCCGGTGGTGGTCCGATCGAGCGGCCTGGATTGCTGCGGCGCTCGTGACGGTTGATCCGATGTTGCTGTGGCAATCGACGCTGGTGATGACAGAAACCATTGCCACGGCGCTGACAACGTTGGTTTGGTGGTGGTGGGTGGCGAAACTGAATCCCAGGTCCGCGGATGTCCCCTTGAACGCTGGCACGCACGCCCACGGATGTGATCGATCGTCTTTGTGGTCCCTGGCCAACGCGGTGGTGTTCGGTGGTTTGCTTTCGCTGACCGTTTTGTGTCGGCCAACCTTCTTGGTCTGGGCGGCGATGCTGATTCCCGCGTTGTTCTTCATTGGTCCCACTTGCCGGGTGCGGCGAGCGGCGCGTGTTGGCGTCGTGGGGATGCTTCTCTTTGCGACCGTTGGCCTGTGGACGTTGCGGAACGTTTCGCAGCTTGGGCATCCGGTTTGGGCGACCACGCATGGTGGCTACACGTTGCTGCTGGCCAACAACAATTCGTTTTATGACTCCCTGGGCGAGTCCTCGGGTGGTTGGCTGCCATGGGTTCGAACGCCGTGGGACCCGACGGAGTTTTTCGCGGCGTACGAAGCTCGTGAAAGAGGTGTCGATGAGGTCTCGGATGATCGCGTGGCGTATGAGATGGCCAAGTCCACCATCGCGAATCGACCCGCGATGTTTGGGTGGTCATGTGTGGTGAGAGGAGCGAGACTCTGGCATCCGTTTCCTGCTCGCACGTCCGATCGATCGATGCTGGTTGTGCTGGTGATCGGGGTGTATCAAACCGGTTTGTTGTTCTTGGCTGTGGGGGGAATTGGCAAGGATTGGCGCTCGTGGCGGCAATCCAACGCTTGGCCTGTGTTCGCGCTGATCCTCACCCTGACCGCGGTGCACAGTGTGTACTGGAGCAACCCCAGGATGCGTTCGCCGGTCATTCCCATGTTGGCTGTTGCAGTCGCGTGTTGGGTGGTGCCGAGGCAAGCGGATCGAACCAAACCGACGTAG
- a CDS encoding segregation and condensation protein A: protein MSFRIDLPVYRGPIDLLLYLVRRQELSLTEMSLAKVVDQYIAHLDVLQELNLGEVGDFLELAATLVEMKSQAVLPKIEDETAEEAVEDTHEALVERLLQYKEIRDAAAVLDEMSARWQTRFERVADDLPNRRNDPADQPIVELEIWDLVSAFGRIMRESAGPPPTEVVYDDTPIHVYMQKIHKELAAQSRVPLVDLVPAGQHKSAYIGWFLAMLELTRHHGAAVDQNDLGEIEVVRTDRYSDNLNVNEVDNYGTDSIDNSNMPIRMR, encoded by the coding sequence ATGAGCTTTCGCATCGATTTGCCGGTCTATCGAGGGCCAATCGATCTGCTGCTGTACTTGGTTCGCCGCCAGGAATTGTCGCTGACGGAGATGTCGCTGGCCAAAGTGGTCGACCAATACATCGCGCACCTGGACGTGCTGCAGGAGCTCAATTTGGGCGAAGTGGGCGATTTCCTGGAACTGGCCGCCACCTTGGTGGAAATGAAAAGCCAGGCGGTCCTGCCCAAAATTGAGGACGAAACCGCAGAAGAAGCGGTCGAGGACACCCACGAAGCACTGGTCGAACGCCTGCTTCAATACAAAGAGATTCGCGATGCGGCGGCGGTCCTGGACGAAATGTCCGCTCGCTGGCAGACCCGGTTCGAACGCGTCGCCGACGACCTCCCCAACCGCCGAAACGACCCCGCCGATCAACCCATCGTCGAACTCGAAATCTGGGACTTGGTCAGTGCCTTTGGGCGGATCATGCGTGAATCCGCCGGCCCGCCGCCCACCGAGGTCGTCTACGACGACACCCCCATTCACGTCTACATGCAAAAGATCCACAAAGAACTGGCGGCCCAATCCCGCGTGCCGCTGGTCGATTTGGTGCCCGCCGGGCAGCATAAATCGGCCTACATCGGTTGGTTTCTGGCCATGCTGGAACTGACTCGGCACCACGGTGCCGCAGTCGACCAAAACGACCTCGGTGAAATCGAAGTCGTGCGAACCGACCGCTACTCGGATAACTTGAACGTCAACGAAGTCGACAACTACGGCACCGACTCGATCGACAACAGCAACATGCCGATCCGGATGCGTTGA
- the metH gene encoding methionine synthase, which translates to MLQASSTDQLLAELIRERILMLDGAMGTMIQRLGLDEAAVRGDRFAEHNKDLKNFSDILCLTHPEKITEIHSQYYESGSDIVETNSFGASPIGMVEFGLPLELVHEINVAAVACARKAADRWTEKTPDKPRFVAGSIGPTTMQLAISTNVDDGAFRATTFDKLADSYYAQVKSLCEAGVDILLPETAIDTLNLKSCLFAIQRYFDEGGRRVPVMVSGTFGNGGRTFVSGQSVEAFVTALSHFPMLSIGMNCALGPDIMRPHVEEMSKATGLPISCHPNAGLPNEMGAFDLAPKPMAEIVGEYADNGWINILGGCCGTTPDHIRAMTERVKDCKPKQEDKGGPVWTRLSGQLPMVMRPEIPFTMVGERTNVTGSRKFARLIRDEKYDEAVEVAREQVENGATIIDVNFDDALLDGVEAMTRFLRLIAGDSVVAAVPLMIDSSRWEVIEAGLQNVQGKAIVNSISLKDGEEEFLRRARLVRQYGAATVVMAFDEEGQAADEDNKVRICKRAYDLLVNQVHFPPEDIIFDPNILTVATGMEEHNNYAVDFVNAVERIKKECPGAKTSGGVSNISFSFRGNDPVREAIHSAFLYRAVKAGLDMGIVNAGQLEVYEEIPKDLLERVEDVLWNRRDDATDRMLDFAETVKGSGKKKSGEDLAWREHSIEERMKHALIKGIDKYIVEDTEEARQHYDKCLHIIEGPLMAGMSVVGDLFGQGKMFLPQVVKSARVMKKAVAYLEPFMEQEKIEAGTQDFKARGKFLIATVKGDVHDIGKNIVGVVLQCNNYEVIDLGVMVSSEKILEEAVKHDADMIGLSGLITPSLDEMVHVAREMKRIGMKKPLLVGGATTSAKHTAVRIAPAYDGPVLHVLDASRSVGVVEKLLSDESRDTFLEANVKEQEKLVSSFRERKQALVPYEQALEKRFKTDWETVRIDQPEFIGTKVLDDFPLATLREYIDWSPYFMTWELKGKYPKIFQDETVGPIAKEVFEKANKMLDRVIDEKLIQARGVYGFWPAASDGDDIIVYTDESRTEERTRFHCLRQQWERRGQKDYRSLADYIAPVESGRKDYLGGFAVTAGLGAEELSMRFKKELDDESSIIASAVADRCAEAFAEYLHQQVRQQWQYGKEEDLSNEDMIAEKYRGIRPAAGYPACPDHTEKRTLFDLLDAEKNTGIQLTESYAMSPGASVSGLYFSHPDAKYFTVDRMTKDQIESYAARKGWPISEVERWLSPNLAYDPS; encoded by the coding sequence ATGTTGCAAGCTTCTTCAACTGACCAGCTTCTCGCCGAACTCATCCGTGAACGCATTCTGATGCTTGACGGTGCCATGGGAACGATGATCCAGCGTCTGGGGTTGGACGAAGCGGCGGTGCGCGGAGACCGGTTCGCCGAGCACAACAAAGACCTGAAGAATTTCTCGGACATCCTGTGTCTGACTCATCCCGAGAAGATCACCGAGATCCACTCCCAGTACTACGAGTCGGGCAGCGACATCGTGGAAACGAACTCGTTCGGTGCGTCACCCATCGGGATGGTCGAGTTTGGTTTGCCGCTGGAACTCGTTCATGAGATCAACGTGGCCGCGGTCGCGTGCGCTCGCAAAGCCGCGGATCGATGGACCGAGAAGACACCCGACAAACCACGCTTTGTGGCCGGGTCGATTGGACCGACGACCATGCAGTTGGCAATCAGCACGAATGTCGATGACGGTGCGTTTCGAGCCACCACGTTCGACAAGTTGGCGGACAGCTACTACGCCCAAGTGAAGTCATTGTGCGAGGCGGGCGTTGACATCTTGCTGCCCGAAACCGCCATCGACACGTTGAACCTGAAGTCATGTCTGTTCGCGATCCAGCGTTACTTTGACGAGGGAGGTCGCCGAGTTCCGGTGATGGTTTCTGGGACGTTTGGCAATGGCGGTCGGACGTTTGTCAGCGGCCAAAGCGTCGAGGCGTTTGTCACTGCGTTGTCGCACTTCCCCATGCTTTCGATCGGGATGAACTGCGCTCTCGGACCGGACATCATGCGTCCGCATGTGGAGGAAATGTCCAAAGCGACTGGGCTGCCCATCAGTTGTCACCCCAACGCTGGATTGCCCAATGAGATGGGTGCGTTTGACTTGGCCCCCAAACCGATGGCAGAGATCGTTGGCGAGTACGCCGACAACGGTTGGATCAATATTTTAGGTGGATGTTGCGGGACAACCCCGGACCACATCCGGGCGATGACGGAACGGGTCAAGGACTGTAAACCGAAGCAAGAAGACAAGGGCGGTCCGGTATGGACTCGTTTGTCAGGTCAGTTGCCGATGGTGATGCGTCCCGAGATCCCGTTCACGATGGTTGGTGAACGTACCAACGTCACTGGCAGTCGCAAGTTCGCTCGTTTGATTCGGGACGAAAAGTACGACGAGGCGGTCGAGGTCGCGCGTGAACAAGTCGAGAATGGTGCGACGATCATTGATGTGAACTTCGATGATGCATTGCTCGATGGCGTCGAAGCGATGACCAGGTTTCTCCGGCTGATTGCCGGTGACTCGGTGGTGGCTGCGGTTCCATTGATGATCGACAGCAGTCGCTGGGAAGTCATCGAGGCTGGTCTGCAAAACGTGCAAGGCAAAGCGATCGTCAACTCGATCTCTCTCAAGGACGGCGAGGAAGAGTTTCTCCGTCGTGCAAGGTTGGTGCGTCAATACGGTGCGGCAACGGTGGTCATGGCATTTGATGAAGAGGGCCAAGCTGCCGACGAAGACAACAAGGTTCGGATTTGCAAACGAGCGTATGACTTGTTGGTCAACCAAGTCCACTTCCCACCCGAAGACATCATCTTTGACCCCAACATCCTGACGGTTGCCACGGGGATGGAGGAGCACAACAACTACGCGGTGGATTTCGTCAACGCGGTCGAGCGGATCAAAAAGGAATGCCCGGGCGCGAAGACCAGTGGCGGGGTCAGCAACATCAGCTTTAGTTTCCGCGGCAACGATCCGGTTCGCGAAGCCATCCACAGTGCGTTTCTGTACCGAGCGGTGAAAGCCGGTTTGGACATGGGGATTGTCAACGCGGGGCAGTTGGAAGTTTACGAAGAGATCCCGAAGGACTTGCTCGAACGTGTCGAGGATGTGCTGTGGAATCGACGCGACGACGCCACCGATCGCATGCTGGACTTCGCCGAAACCGTGAAAGGCAGCGGCAAGAAGAAATCCGGCGAAGACTTGGCGTGGCGTGAGCATTCGATCGAAGAACGGATGAAGCACGCCTTGATCAAAGGCATCGACAAGTACATCGTCGAAGACACCGAAGAGGCCCGCCAGCACTACGACAAATGCTTGCACATCATCGAAGGCCCGTTGATGGCTGGGATGAGCGTGGTCGGTGATTTATTTGGGCAAGGCAAAATGTTCTTGCCTCAGGTCGTCAAATCCGCCCGCGTGATGAAGAAGGCAGTGGCCTACCTCGAGCCGTTCATGGAACAGGAAAAGATCGAGGCGGGCACGCAAGATTTCAAAGCTCGCGGGAAGTTCCTGATTGCGACGGTTAAAGGCGATGTGCACGACATCGGCAAGAACATTGTGGGGGTCGTGTTGCAGTGCAACAACTACGAAGTGATCGACCTGGGCGTGATGGTTTCCAGCGAAAAAATTCTGGAGGAAGCCGTCAAGCACGACGCCGACATGATCGGTTTGTCGGGGCTGATCACACCCAGCCTCGATGAAATGGTTCACGTTGCTCGTGAGATGAAACGCATTGGCATGAAGAAACCTTTGTTGGTCGGTGGTGCAACAACCAGTGCCAAGCACACGGCGGTTCGGATCGCACCGGCTTACGATGGTCCGGTGCTGCACGTCTTGGACGCCAGTCGCAGCGTGGGTGTCGTGGAAAAATTGCTCAGCGATGAGTCTCGCGATACTTTCTTGGAAGCCAACGTCAAGGAACAAGAAAAGTTGGTCAGCAGTTTCCGCGAGCGGAAGCAGGCCTTGGTGCCCTATGAACAGGCCCTCGAGAAACGATTCAAAACGGATTGGGAAACGGTTCGCATCGACCAGCCCGAGTTCATTGGCACGAAGGTGCTCGATGATTTCCCATTGGCAACGCTTCGCGAATACATCGATTGGTCGCCGTACTTCATGACTTGGGAATTGAAGGGCAAGTACCCCAAAATCTTCCAAGATGAAACGGTCGGTCCGATCGCCAAAGAGGTGTTCGAGAAAGCGAACAAGATGCTCGACCGAGTCATCGACGAAAAACTGATCCAGGCCAGAGGTGTGTACGGGTTCTGGCCGGCGGCGTCCGATGGCGATGACATCATCGTTTACACCGATGAATCTCGGACGGAAGAACGCACGCGATTCCATTGCTTACGCCAGCAATGGGAACGCCGCGGACAAAAGGACTATCGTTCGTTGGCCGATTACATCGCCCCGGTTGAGAGCGGTCGCAAGGACTACCTCGGTGGCTTTGCCGTGACCGCTGGACTGGGTGCCGAAGAATTGTCGATGCGATTCAAAAAGGAACTCGACGACGAAAGCTCGATCATCGCCTCCGCGGTGGCGGATCGTTGTGCCGAAGCCTTTGCGGAGTACCTGCATCAACAGGTTCGCCAGCAATGGCAATACGGCAAGGAAGAGGACTTGTCCAACGAAGACATGATCGCGGAAAAGTACCGTGGCATTCGACCGGCGGCAGGCTATCCGGCGTGCCCCGATCACACTGAGAAACGAACTCTGTTTGACTTGTTGGACGCCGAGAAGAACACCGGCATCCAACTGACCGAGAGTTATGCGATGTCACCGGGAGCCAGCGTCAGTGGTTTGTACTTCTCGCACCCCGATGCCAAGTACTTCACCGTCGACCGGATGACGAAGGACCAAATCGAATCGTACGCGGCTCGCAAAGGCTGGCCGATTTCGGAAGTCGAGCGATGGTTGTCGCCCAACTTGGCGTATGACCCTTCGTAA
- the ilvC gene encoding ketol-acid reductoisomerase codes for MAATIYYENDADLSHLKGKTVAILGYGSQGHAQAQNLRDSGCDVIIGQRPGSANYDLAVSHGFKPMSIADATKAADVVNVLLPDEVQADIYRDSIRDNLSEGNVLMCSHGFNIHFGQIDPPKGIDVLLVAPKGPGHLVRSEYEKGGGVPALIALGEGASETTKQIGLAYAKGIGGTRGGVIETTFAEETETDLFGEQVVLCGGVSELVKAGFETLVEAGYQPEMAYFECMHELKLIVDLLYEGGLSYMRYSISNTAEYGDYVTGPRIITDETKAEMKKVLEEIQQGEFARKWISENRAGAPFFKATRRRERQHGVEQIGLGLRRMMNWIDEKEV; via the coding sequence ATGGCAGCCACCATTTACTACGAAAACGACGCCGACCTATCCCACCTGAAAGGCAAGACGGTCGCGATCTTGGGTTACGGTTCGCAAGGACACGCTCAAGCTCAAAACCTGCGTGACAGCGGTTGCGACGTCATCATCGGCCAACGTCCCGGCAGTGCCAACTACGATCTGGCGGTTTCGCACGGTTTCAAGCCGATGTCGATCGCGGACGCCACCAAGGCCGCCGACGTTGTCAACGTGTTGCTCCCCGATGAAGTCCAAGCGGACATCTATCGCGATTCGATTCGCGACAACCTGTCCGAAGGCAACGTGTTGATGTGTTCGCACGGCTTCAACATCCACTTTGGCCAAATCGATCCTCCAAAGGGCATCGATGTGTTGCTCGTCGCTCCCAAGGGCCCCGGCCACTTGGTCCGCAGCGAGTACGAAAAGGGCGGCGGCGTGCCTGCCTTGATCGCACTGGGCGAAGGTGCCTCCGAAACCACCAAGCAAATTGGTTTGGCATACGCCAAGGGCATCGGCGGAACCCGCGGTGGTGTCATCGAAACCACCTTCGCAGAAGAAACCGAAACCGACTTGTTCGGCGAACAGGTTGTCTTGTGCGGTGGTGTCAGCGAATTGGTGAAGGCCGGTTTCGAAACGTTGGTCGAAGCAGGTTACCAACCTGAAATGGCTTATTTCGAGTGCATGCACGAGCTGAAGTTGATCGTCGATCTGTTGTACGAAGGTGGTCTGAGCTACATGCGTTACAGCATCAGCAACACCGCTGAGTACGGCGATTACGTCACCGGCCCACGGATCATCACCGACGAAACCAAAGCCGAAATGAAGAAGGTTCTCGAAGAGATCCAACAAGGCGAGTTCGCTCGCAAGTGGATCAGCGAAAACCGTGCGGGTGCTCCTTTCTTCAAGGCCACCCGTCGTCGCGAACGTCAGCACGGTGTCGAGCAAATTGGTCTCGGCCTTCGCCGGATGATGAACTGGATCGACGAAAAAGAAGTTTGA
- a CDS encoding serine/threonine-protein kinase, protein MTSQSDRPRPDPPRPHSAPSDAARAVQASSPENAESHDQYLANVLAELTDQVCQGRPVDFNATCSQHPTLAKDLRELWGAVLVTDTAGVAHDELPAERPQEMPADDSSNRWRSLRLPTTIGDFDLLEEVGRGGMGVVFRARQRSLDREVAIKMILRGRLASDADLQRFMAEAAATASLDHPSIVPVYEVGDIEGRPFFSMQFIEGQTLSQRVASGPMAPREAARMVAQIARAVAVAHEAGILHRDIKPGNILIADDERPMITDFGLAKQVGAKMDLTRTGMLVGTPAYMSPEQAGGRRGDIGPASDVYSLGCVLYFALTGRAPFVAESPMELVMLVTEQDPTPPRALRPSLDRDLEMITIRCLQKPADLRYPTAEALAKDIEAYLADERVDARSGHFNQVLARVFRETHHAAVLEKWGLLWMWHSLVLLVASLMTWQMALAGINERWIYIAVWVIGLSAWAAVFWKLRQRMGPVTFIERQVAHVWGASLIATALLFPLEWWIGLEPLRLAPMLGVITAMVFLIKAGMLSGAFYIQTVLLLATSVAMAVFPSAAHLIFGIVAAGCFFVPGYKYERQRSLLEQR, encoded by the coding sequence ATGACCTCGCAATCTGACCGGCCCAGGCCCGACCCGCCCCGGCCTCACTCAGCGCCCAGCGATGCTGCTCGTGCGGTGCAGGCATCGTCGCCTGAGAACGCTGAATCGCACGACCAATACCTTGCCAACGTGTTGGCGGAATTGACCGACCAAGTCTGCCAGGGCCGGCCCGTCGATTTCAATGCGACCTGTTCTCAACATCCAACGCTCGCCAAAGATCTGCGAGAGCTGTGGGGCGCGGTCTTGGTGACCGACACGGCCGGAGTCGCCCACGACGAACTCCCCGCAGAACGCCCGCAAGAAATGCCAGCCGACGACTCCTCGAACCGCTGGCGCAGCCTTCGTTTGCCCACCACCATCGGTGACTTTGATCTGTTGGAAGAAGTTGGTCGTGGCGGCATGGGCGTCGTCTTTCGCGCCCGCCAACGATCACTCGATCGAGAAGTCGCGATCAAGATGATCCTTCGCGGTCGCTTGGCCAGCGACGCTGACCTGCAACGGTTCATGGCGGAAGCCGCCGCAACCGCATCGCTGGATCACCCCAGCATCGTGCCGGTGTACGAAGTCGGCGACATTGAGGGACGGCCGTTCTTCAGCATGCAGTTCATCGAAGGACAAACACTGTCCCAACGAGTCGCCTCCGGTCCGATGGCCCCTCGCGAGGCAGCCCGCATGGTTGCGCAAATCGCTCGCGCCGTCGCGGTGGCTCATGAAGCCGGCATCCTGCACCGCGACATCAAACCCGGCAACATCCTGATCGCCGACGACGAACGTCCGATGATCACGGATTTTGGGTTGGCCAAACAAGTCGGCGCCAAGATGGACCTGACACGCACCGGGATGCTGGTCGGAACTCCCGCGTACATGTCACCGGAACAAGCTGGCGGTCGTCGCGGCGACATCGGCCCCGCCAGCGATGTGTATTCACTCGGCTGTGTGCTGTATTTCGCATTGACCGGACGCGCCCCCTTCGTCGCAGAATCGCCGATGGAACTGGTGATGTTGGTCACCGAGCAAGACCCCACGCCACCACGGGCGTTGCGTCCAAGTTTGGACCGGGACCTGGAGATGATCACCATTCGGTGCCTGCAAAAACCAGCTGATCTGCGATACCCGACCGCGGAAGCACTCGCCAAAGACATCGAAGCCTACCTCGCCGACGAACGAGTTGATGCTCGCAGTGGTCACTTCAACCAAGTCCTCGCGCGTGTCTTTCGTGAAACGCATCATGCGGCCGTGCTCGAAAAATGGGGCCTGCTTTGGATGTGGCATTCGCTGGTGCTGTTGGTCGCCAGTCTGATGACTTGGCAAATGGCGTTGGCGGGAATCAATGAGCGTTGGATCTACATTGCCGTGTGGGTGATCGGGCTGAGTGCCTGGGCCGCTGTGTTTTGGAAACTTCGTCAACGCATGGGTCCGGTCACCTTCATTGAACGACAAGTCGCTCATGTGTGGGGAGCCAGCCTGATCGCGACCGCCTTGCTGTTCCCGCTGGAATGGTGGATCGGACTGGAACCATTGCGATTGGCACCGATGCTGGGCGTGATCACCGCAATGGTCTTCTTGATCAAAGCCGGGATGCTGAGCGGAGCGTTCTACATCCAAACGGTCCTCTTGCTGGCGACGTCCGTGGCAATGGCGGTGTTCCCCTCCGCGGCGCACCTGATCTTTGGCATCGTCGCCGCGGGATGTTTTTTCGTCCCCGGCTACAAGTACGAACGCCAACGATCCCTCCTCGAGCAACGCTGA
- a CDS encoding DUF4254 domain-containing protein: MGDPTEDLGRIPTVTGSVEDWTQLQIDCVRRWHDEPMANPHSGWLGWVCQQHAFNFKLWHEEDVARNPNVTDARIAEVKRSIDRLNQQRNDWIEKLDDAITESIQQSGVAAPEDAPINTETPGSAIDRLSIMSLRLFHYAEQLQRQDVGAEHRAKVEARWLLCQVQHADLSGSLQTLIDDIFAGRKRHKTYRQMKMYNDPSLNPEMSG; encoded by the coding sequence GTGGGCGACCCCACGGAAGATTTAGGTCGCATTCCAACGGTCACCGGTTCGGTCGAAGACTGGACGCAATTGCAAATCGATTGCGTCCGCCGGTGGCACGATGAACCCATGGCCAACCCGCACTCGGGTTGGCTGGGATGGGTGTGCCAACAACACGCTTTCAATTTCAAGTTGTGGCACGAAGAAGACGTCGCACGCAATCCAAACGTGACCGACGCTCGCATCGCCGAAGTCAAACGCTCCATCGATCGGCTGAATCAACAGCGAAACGATTGGATTGAAAAACTGGACGATGCGATCACGGAATCCATCCAGCAATCAGGCGTTGCGGCTCCCGAAGACGCTCCGATCAACACCGAGACACCTGGTAGTGCGATCGATCGACTGTCGATCATGTCACTGCGCCTGTTTCATTACGCCGAGCAGTTGCAACGGCAAGACGTGGGGGCGGAACATCGCGCCAAGGTGGAGGCGAGGTGGTTGCTTTGCCAAGTCCAGCACGCGGACCTCTCGGGATCGCTGCAAACGCTGATCGATGACATTTTCGCTGGTCGCAAACGGCACAAGACGTACCGGCAAATGAAGATGTACAACGACCCCAGCCTCAACCCCGAGATGTCGGGTTGA